The following proteins come from a genomic window of Rutidosis leptorrhynchoides isolate AG116_Rl617_1_P2 chromosome 10, CSIRO_AGI_Rlap_v1, whole genome shotgun sequence:
- the LOC139870476 gene encoding uncharacterized protein produces the protein MSGETVKEMTSKFAKLEKFEGADFRRWQKKMQFLLTTLKLVYVLSTPRPAESDEETMEHARLRSKWDNDDFMCRGHILNGMSDVLFDVYNSVESAKELWNKLEGKYMAEDASSKKFLVSNFNNYKIVDTRSIMEQFHEILRILGQFTQHNISVDETFMVSIIDKLPSSWQDFKHTLKHKKKI, from the coding sequence ATGTCTGGTGAAACGGTGAAAGAAATGACTTCAAAGTTTGCAAAATTGGAGAAGTTTGAAGGGgcagattttaggagatggcaaaagaagatgcaattTCTTTTGACCACATTGAAATTGGTTTATGTGTTGTCAACTCCAAGGCCTGCTGAATCGGATGAAGAGACAATGGAACATGCCCGGTTAAGGAGCAAATGGGACAACGATGACTTTATGTGTCGTGGCCACATTCTAAATGGTATGTCTGATGTTTTATTTGATGTTTACAATTCGGTTGAATCGGCAAAGGAACTTTGGAATAAATTGGAGGGCAAGTATATGGCCGAGGATGCATCTAGCAAGAAATTTCTTGTTAGTAATTTCAACAATTACAAGATTGTTGATACTAGGTCCATCATGGAACAATTCCATGAGATCCTTAGGATCTTGGGGCAATTTACCCAACACAACATAAGTGTGGATGAAACTTTCAtggtttccatcattgacaaattgcCATCTTCATGGCAAGATTTCAAACACACACTCAAACACAAAAAGAAGATATGA